In Thermotomaculum hydrothermale, a single genomic region encodes these proteins:
- a CDS encoding SpoIID/LytB domain-containing protein encodes MRFVFKKILFVLIFLISVFPSFSKTIKVGIFLRQKRVFVSSKSTILVYKGERRIAYIPPNAKYFFWVKHGRTVKNNNGGWYIQVGVFKRDKSIQNCSRLLAKVTDLEPVIERTSKGLYVVKLGPFDSLSEASALKDSLKMNGFPDVFILSTTSKKSRTKIYLIDNEYNKKFISHSKVVLKSKSLIKVNGKRYRGIIEIVSYNGKMNVINVIDIEDYLKGVVPAEMSPKLYPDIEALKAQAVAARTYVYYNLGQFKEMGFDICATQSCQVYKGYDVENDLSSEAVDETAGEIIVYNNKPINAMFTAYCGGHTEDFENVFGGNPVPYLKGVKCEGEGSFPHKTISAKKVLEPVSTPYISRPYFAIAVLMSKGLLNENELNGLNDYSGKGFAQAYLNRILRYVGIDVKEIPLKSGKLSDIGEYLSIQIFNTESMKPLFESELITQDLPDIDAKKIDIIGIAYSLLKNFENIDYYDLDFLIVDKDFLMGLEDPEFLFINQGRTELSVPIATIRVGDRLRIIYDEKNIPLAITIVTPESQLGLTDSFLSGYVWYKFLTLEQLQERAGKFGFKKDITDIEIVKKTDTGRVVKIRVKSGNYSRIYSGLKVRWFFGVKENKFQLYKRFDDKGKLKGVYIVGNAWGHGVGMCQIGAFGLALKGWDYKKILKHYYTGVEIKEVE; translated from the coding sequence ATGAGGTTTGTATTTAAAAAAATTCTTTTTGTTTTAATATTTTTAATTTCAGTTTTCCCCTCTTTCTCAAAAACCATTAAAGTTGGGATTTTCTTAAGGCAAAAAAGGGTTTTTGTTTCTTCAAAATCTACCATTCTTGTTTACAAGGGGGAAAGAAGAATTGCATATATACCACCCAATGCTAAATACTTTTTCTGGGTTAAGCATGGAAGAACTGTAAAAAATAATAATGGTGGCTGGTATATTCAAGTTGGTGTCTTTAAAAGAGATAAATCAATACAAAACTGCTCCAGATTGCTTGCGAAAGTGACAGATTTAGAGCCTGTAATAGAAAGAACAAGCAAAGGGCTTTATGTGGTAAAGTTAGGCCCATTTGATAGTTTAAGTGAAGCAAGTGCTTTAAAGGATTCTCTCAAAATGAATGGCTTTCCGGATGTTTTTATTCTTTCAACCACTTCTAAAAAATCAAGAACTAAAATTTACCTTATAGATAATGAATACAATAAAAAATTTATCTCACATTCAAAAGTTGTTTTAAAGTCAAAAAGCCTTATAAAAGTTAATGGGAAAAGGTACAGGGGAATTATTGAGATAGTTTCTTACAATGGCAAAATGAATGTAATTAATGTAATTGATATTGAGGATTATTTAAAGGGAGTTGTACCAGCCGAGATGAGCCCCAAACTTTACCCTGATATTGAGGCTCTAAAGGCTCAGGCTGTTGCGGCAAGAACCTATGTTTACTATAACCTTGGGCAGTTCAAAGAGATGGGCTTTGATATATGTGCAACCCAGAGCTGTCAGGTATATAAAGGCTACGATGTTGAAAATGATTTATCAAGCGAAGCGGTTGATGAGACGGCTGGAGAAATAATTGTTTACAATAACAAACCTATAAATGCAATGTTTACCGCTTACTGTGGAGGGCACACTGAGGATTTTGAAAATGTTTTCGGAGGCAACCCTGTTCCCTATTTAAAAGGGGTTAAATGTGAAGGGGAAGGAAGTTTCCCACATAAAACAATTTCGGCAAAAAAGGTTCTGGAGCCTGTTTCAACTCCCTACATATCAAGGCCTTACTTTGCTATTGCAGTATTAATGTCGAAAGGATTGCTAAACGAAAATGAACTTAATGGGTTAAACGATTATTCTGGTAAAGGGTTTGCGCAAGCATACCTTAACAGGATTTTGAGGTATGTGGGGATAGATGTTAAAGAAATTCCCTTAAAATCAGGGAAATTATCGGATATAGGAGAATATCTTTCCATTCAGATTTTTAATACCGAGTCAATGAAGCCTCTTTTTGAAAGTGAGCTTATAACACAGGATTTGCCAGATATAGATGCCAAAAAGATAGACATTATAGGTATTGCCTATTCTCTCTTGAAAAACTTTGAAAACATAGACTACTATGACCTTGATTTTTTGATAGTTGATAAGGATTTCTTAATGGGGCTTGAAGACCCTGAATTTTTATTTATAAACCAGGGAAGGACTGAGCTTTCAGTTCCTATTGCTACAATAAGGGTGGGGGACAGGTTGAGGATTATCTACGATGAGAAAAACATTCCCCTTGCAATAACTATTGTAACCCCTGAGTCCCAGTTGGGATTGACAGATTCATTCCTGAGTGGCTATGTATGGTATAAGTTTCTAACCCTTGAACAATTACAGGAAAGGGCAGGGAAATTCGGTTTTAAAAAGGATATAACCGATATTGAGATTGTAAAAAAGACAGATACTGGTAGAGTCGTAAAGATAAGAGTAAAAAGCGGGAATTATTCAAGAATTTACAGCGGGCTTAAGGTTAGGTGGTTTTTCGGTGTAAAGGAAAACAAGTTTCAACTTTATAAGCGTTTTGATGATAAAGGCAAACTAAAGGGAGTGTATATTGTCGGAAATGCCTGGGGGCACGGTGTTGGAATGTGCCAGATAGGTGCATTTGGCCTTGCTCTAAAAGGCTGGGATTATAAAAAGATTTTGAAACATTACTATACAGGAGTTGAAATAAAAGAGGTTGAGTGA
- the surE gene encoding 5'/3'-nucleotidase SurE → MKNILLVNDDGPFSEGVEKLKERFENNGFSVFVFVPHQEMSACSHSLTLTKPLHVKEIKKNYFIVDGTPSDCTYLALFHFLKEIKIDYVVSGVNRGYNMGEDVFYSGTVAGAMEGFFHGINGIAVSAKDFSNIDKIVTHFVDFFKKLIDDKLPSPFLLNINYPEGDIKGIKFTSLSSRLYPGNVEECVDPRGVTSYWIGGVPAVWNGEENSDINAVKQGYVSITPLKADITDDSLLEKLR, encoded by the coding sequence ATGAAAAACATACTGCTTGTAAACGATGACGGCCCATTCTCAGAAGGGGTTGAAAAACTTAAAGAGAGGTTTGAAAATAATGGATTTTCAGTCTTTGTTTTTGTCCCCCATCAGGAAATGTCAGCCTGTTCTCACTCTCTAACCTTAACAAAACCCCTTCATGTTAAGGAGATTAAGAAAAATTACTTTATAGTTGACGGCACCCCATCAGACTGCACCTATCTTGCCCTGTTTCACTTTTTAAAAGAAATAAAGATTGATTATGTTGTTTCTGGTGTAAACAGAGGCTATAACATGGGAGAGGATGTCTTTTACTCTGGTACCGTTGCAGGGGCTATGGAAGGCTTTTTTCATGGAATAAACGGAATTGCGGTTTCTGCAAAGGATTTTTCAAATATAGATAAAATTGTTACTCACTTTGTTGATTTTTTTAAAAAACTAATTGATGATAAACTTCCTTCTCCCTTTTTGTTAAACATAAACTATCCTGAAGGTGATATAAAGGGGATTAAATTTACCTCTCTTTCTTCAAGACTTTACCCAGGCAATGTTGAAGAATGTGTTGACCCAAGGGGAGTAACAAGTTACTGGATAGGGGGGGTGCCTGCCGTCTGGAATGGGGAAGAAAATTCAGACATAAATGCAGTAAAACAGGGCTATGTTTCAATTACTCCATTGAAAGCAGATATTACAGATGATTCCCTCCTTGAGAAATTGAGATAA